The Streptomyces sp. ALI-76-A nucleotide sequence GCCCGCCCTGTCGGTATGGGGGGCGTACTCGGCGGCGGACAGCGCGGCGCCCTCGACCTCGAGCACGGGCGGGAAAGGCATTAGCGTCATTTGAGCGGGCCTGGAGGGGTTCGGGTGGCGGTGCACACGGGCGAGATCAGGACTGTGGCTGGAGGATGACGGTTGGGATCGGGCGCTGGGTTGACTGCTGGTATGTGTCGTACGCGGGCCACAGGCCGGTCATCAGCTTCCACAGGAGCACGTGCTCCTCGCTGGTGGCGGTGCGGGCCTGGACGGTGAACTGCTGGTCGCGGACCTGGATGAGGGCCGTGTCGTGCTGCTTGAGGTTGAGGTACCAGTCCGGGTGGTTATCGGCGCCGAGATTCGAGGCGACGACGACGTAGGCGTCCTGGTGGCGGCCATAGATGACGACGGTGCGGCGCGGCAGACCGCTGCGGCGGCCGATGGTGGTCAGCAGCAGGGTCTCGGCGCCCTTCCAATCGTGGCCCTCGGCTCCGGCAGTGGCGGCGTACTGGCGGGCGTGGTTGGCGATCCCGTTGACACGGCTGTCGGTGGGGGCGATGGCGAAGGGGTCCGGGGCGGTCACGGCAGGCACGCTTCCTTCTTCTTGTGGCTTCAATGTGGCAGGAATCCGGGGTGCTTCGGACGATGCCGGCCCCACTGGGGCGGAAAGTCCGGCGGCCGCATGACCTCCGCAACCATCGGCCAATGAAATCGCTTCGAGAGTGGCTGATTGGTGACGCATCAGAGCATTACAGCCGTTATCACAGCTCTGCCATCTGGCGAGTGGAAAGCGAACCCGACGTCATCCGGCACATGCGACGCGAATTCCCCTGAGCAACTGAAGTCAATGCCAACACAGGAATGCGCCGGGAAGTAGACATAAAAGTCAGCCCGTCCCTCTCCGCCCGACTGCAGCAAACCACGAGACTGCACTGCTCGTTGAGGCGATTCCAACCCAACTCCGCTGTGATGATCATCACAGGGAGGACGTGGAGCTCGCGGTATGATCATGGTGTTAGCTAGCAAGTCACAAGACCTACGGCCGTACAAAGCAAGGGACTTGAGGGACATTCAGGGGTTACCCGGGAATGGGGATCCTCGGACGCCGCCGAGCGGCGGGCTCTTCCTCATCCGGGTCGCCAGGGTTCAGTCGCGCCGGGTCCTCATGACGGGCACTTCCCCCCGCGGGACTGATGGCTCCGGCGAGGAGCCCGGAACCGGCATCGCCCTGACCAGAGCCCGTCTTCCGGCCGACGCTGCACTGGAAGGTTCGACATCATGACCTCGCGCCTACGTCCCCTGTTTGTCGGGGTCGACCGCTACGTTCTGCGAGCCTGCGGCGAGCGCGGCATCCCCGCCGTCGTCGCCTACGGCCCGTACTGGAGAGACAGCGGGATCCCGGACCTCCCGGACTGCGTCACTCCCGTCTTCGTGGAGGACGAGTGCAGTGCCGAGGCGGTGCTGACGGCACTTACCCGGGCCGGCCTCGGCGAGGAACGCTTCGCCTCCGTGACCACCACGAACGAGTACGCGCTCATCAACGTTGCCGTGCTCACGCAGGCTCTCGGCTGTCCAGGGATCCCGCCGACCGTGGCGCTCCGCTTCCGCGACAAGTTCCTTCAGAAGGAGGCCGTGCGGGCCTGGGGCATTCCCACCGCCCGGTCCGTCGTCCTGGAAGATATCCACGACGACGAGCTCCCCGAGCTGGCGTTCGAGGCGGGCGTCATCAAGCCTGTCACCGGAGCCGCGACGCGGCAGACGGCCACGGTGCGCAGTACGGACGAATTGCACCAAACCGTGCGCCGTTTTCGGTCGGAGGGAGGCTCCGCGCGGACCTTCGTAGTGGAGGAGTTTCAGCAGGGGGACGAGTGGCTGGTTGACGGCGTTATACACGATCGAGAGATTCGCTTCATGTCGGTCGCGGAGTACACCCATCCCTG carries:
- a CDS encoding nitroreductase family deazaflavin-dependent oxidoreductase, whose product is MPAVTAPDPFAIAPTDSRVNGIANHARQYAATAGAEGHDWKGAETLLLTTIGRRSGLPRRTVVIYGRHQDAYVVVASNLGADNHPDWYLNLKQHDTALIQVRDQQFTVQARTATSEEHVLLWKLMTGLWPAYDTYQQSTQRPIPTVILQPQS